From the Gallaecimonas mangrovi genome, one window contains:
- a CDS encoding DHA2 family efflux MFS transporter permease subunit — translation MNPELPINANGQAPLGPRRWLALVALSLAQLMDVLDNTIVNIALPSAQQALGFSINDRQWIITGYALTFGSLLLLGGRLSDLFGRKRLFIIGVSGFVIASAVGGAANGFTALLLARIGQGMFAALLAPAALSLLAVIFADNAVERAKAFGIFGAVSGIGGAVGLVLGGLLTETLSWRWCLYVNLIFGLLALLGAFAFIPRDSRPHRQRLDVPGALISTLGLVAIVYGLGHAALLGWQDARTLWPVMAGIVLLAVFIGIERHSNSPLLPLRVVLHRVRGAAYLTLVVVGMGMFAVFLFLTYYLQGLLHFSPVLTGVAFLPMLAAVVASAVISGAIVFPRFGPRPLVPVGCVLAAIGMLLFTRIGLANSYTAVVLPALLVTGLGFGMIFSAVQNAATSEVADHDAGIASAMVSASQQIGGAIGIAVFNSLAATSVADYLTEHAGSVFGPQLMQKATLAGDLLVFWAAAGIFLFGALQAAALFPKGRIKFNGTPTLSF, via the coding sequence ATGAACCCTGAGCTGCCGATAAATGCTAATGGCCAGGCGCCACTCGGACCCAGACGCTGGTTAGCCTTGGTGGCGCTTAGCCTGGCGCAACTGATGGATGTACTTGATAACACCATCGTAAATATCGCCCTGCCGTCGGCCCAACAGGCTCTGGGGTTTTCCATCAACGACCGGCAGTGGATCATTACCGGTTATGCACTGACTTTCGGCAGTCTGTTACTGCTTGGCGGCAGACTCTCGGATCTTTTCGGGCGAAAACGCCTGTTCATTATCGGGGTGAGCGGTTTTGTTATCGCCTCGGCGGTTGGGGGCGCGGCCAACGGATTTACAGCCCTGCTGCTGGCCCGCATTGGCCAGGGGATGTTCGCGGCACTGCTGGCCCCGGCGGCACTGTCGCTGTTAGCGGTTATTTTTGCTGACAACGCCGTTGAGCGCGCAAAGGCGTTTGGCATCTTTGGCGCGGTTTCCGGCATCGGCGGAGCCGTGGGGCTGGTGCTGGGCGGCCTGTTGACCGAAACCCTGTCCTGGCGCTGGTGCCTTTATGTGAACCTTATTTTCGGCTTGCTCGCTTTACTCGGCGCCTTCGCCTTTATTCCCCGCGATAGTCGGCCGCATCGCCAGCGGCTTGATGTACCAGGGGCGCTTATTTCCACGTTAGGACTGGTCGCCATCGTTTATGGCCTAGGTCATGCCGCTTTGCTGGGCTGGCAGGATGCAAGAACGCTTTGGCCGGTAATGGCGGGGATCGTTCTACTGGCTGTTTTTATTGGCATTGAGCGCCATAGCAACAGCCCGCTTTTACCACTGCGCGTGGTGCTGCATCGGGTTCGCGGCGCGGCCTATTTAACGCTGGTGGTGGTTGGCATGGGCATGTTCGCTGTGTTTTTGTTCCTCACCTACTACTTGCAGGGCTTGTTGCACTTTAGCCCGGTGCTGACCGGGGTTGCCTTTTTGCCAATGCTGGCCGCTGTTGTTGCCAGTGCTGTCATCTCCGGGGCGATAGTATTCCCACGCTTTGGCCCTCGGCCCTTGGTGCCTGTCGGGTGTGTGCTTGCCGCTATTGGCATGCTGCTATTTACCCGTATCGGCCTTGCTAACAGCTACACTGCCGTTGTTTTACCGGCGTTACTGGTCACGGGCCTTGGCTTTGGCATGATTTTCAGCGCTGTTCAGAACGCCGCCACGAGCGAGGTGGCAGACCATGATGCTGGTATTGCCTCGGCCATGGTCAGTGCCAGCCAGCAAATAGGCGGCGCTATTGGTATAGCGGTGTTCAACTCGCTTGCTGCAACCTCTGTAGCGGATTACCTCACCGAACATGCTGGCAGCGTTTTCGGGCCGCAGCTGATGCAGAAGGCTACGCTTGCCGGAGACCTTCTTGTTTTCTGGGCGGCGGCCGGCATTTTTTTATTTGGTGCGCTTCAGGCGGCGGCGCTGTTTCCTAAAGGGCGTATAAAATTCAACGGGACACCCACTTTGAGTTTTTAA
- a CDS encoding DUF1330 domain-containing protein has product MTAYFIIDLHIPDPKALETYEVAANPILSKHGAKVLTRAPPSDYEVLEGDWRPSRLVILEYPSLRAIHQFYNDPDFQPAKHARQAVPGAIANAIAIEGTPSIPNDGGILVMDITVHDPELMQKFEPANQMVQKYAGKVLADSNSYDVIEGNWRPLHIRIEQFTSREVIRATYDDPENGSLKAMRQNASSVRALALDRYSV; this is encoded by the coding sequence ATGACAGCCTACTTTATAATCGACCTGCACATCCCGGACCCGAAGGCCCTAGAGACATACGAGGTGGCGGCTAATCCAATACTCAGCAAGCACGGCGCCAAGGTCCTGACCCGGGCGCCGCCTAGTGATTACGAGGTTCTCGAAGGCGACTGGCGTCCATCGCGACTGGTCATTCTCGAATATCCGAGCCTCAGGGCGATCCATCAATTCTACAACGATCCGGATTTCCAACCGGCCAAGCATGCGCGCCAGGCGGTGCCGGGCGCTATCGCGAACGCCATTGCAATTGAGGGAACCCCGAGCATCCCGAACGACGGTGGGATCTTGGTTATGGATATCACCGTCCATGATCCGGAATTGATGCAAAAGTTCGAACCGGCGAACCAAATGGTTCAAAAATACGCTGGGAAAGTCCTGGCGGACAGCAACTCATATGATGTGATCGAAGGCAATTGGCGACCTCTGCACATAAGGATCGAACAATTCACCTCCCGCGAGGTTATTCGCGCGACCTACGATGATCCAGAGAATGGATCGCTGAAAGCGATGCGCCAAAATGCTTCGTCGGTCAGGGCGCTTGCCCTCGACCGCTATTCGGTTTGA
- a CDS encoding FAD-dependent oxidoreductase translates to MALHERYDVVVVGGGSAGVAAAIGAAQAGARTALVESAGCLGGAATMRNVLTYCGFYTLAPVSHQAVRGVAEAALAKLRRLGAVSAPVRHRGVFVVFDPEAVKLVLDELCAEAGVDVLLHAFVTDASREGDHIRSVTFHDHGGAHVIEAAAFVDATGDCDLAFLAGASTRYGNHGAINLGTLGIRFGGLDPDAEIDPERLATAIADAKERGAPLSKDRSVLVRLPFSGDLCCYLASEDYDPRDVRSLSRAEARGRKQAWAYLDVLRSLPGCSKAYLVTTGPEFGTRESRHINSVEQLTWDHVANMRSSDDSIALGAWGAEWHDRHTLESTFEPPADYGVYEIPLGCLICQDTPNLFAAGRTADGDQRAGASLRVMGTAFATGQAAGVAAAHFAKTGAADAKSVRAILRSQDALVSASDLATMPEISIHM, encoded by the coding sequence ATGGCGCTTCACGAAAGATATGACGTTGTGGTTGTAGGCGGCGGCAGCGCTGGCGTGGCGGCGGCTATTGGCGCCGCCCAGGCCGGTGCGCGCACGGCTCTGGTTGAGAGCGCCGGCTGCCTTGGGGGCGCGGCTACCATGCGGAACGTACTCACCTATTGCGGTTTTTACACATTGGCGCCAGTGTCTCACCAGGCGGTTCGTGGTGTGGCGGAGGCCGCCTTAGCAAAGCTGAGGCGGTTGGGGGCGGTATCGGCCCCTGTGCGCCATCGCGGCGTGTTCGTCGTATTCGATCCCGAGGCAGTCAAGCTGGTGCTTGACGAGCTTTGTGCCGAGGCGGGTGTGGACGTCCTGCTCCATGCTTTTGTTACCGATGCTAGCCGTGAGGGCGATCACATCCGCAGCGTGACGTTTCATGACCACGGCGGAGCTCATGTCATCGAGGCGGCGGCCTTTGTCGATGCGACAGGCGATTGCGACCTAGCCTTCCTCGCGGGGGCCTCTACCCGCTACGGCAATCATGGAGCGATCAACCTCGGCACGCTCGGCATAAGGTTCGGCGGCTTGGACCCGGACGCTGAAATCGATCCTGAGCGCCTCGCAACCGCGATAGCTGACGCCAAGGAGCGCGGCGCGCCTCTGAGCAAGGACCGCAGCGTACTCGTTCGGTTGCCGTTTTCCGGTGATCTTTGCTGCTATCTCGCCTCGGAGGACTACGACCCGCGCGACGTCCGCAGCCTGAGCCGTGCGGAGGCCCGCGGCCGCAAGCAGGCATGGGCCTACCTTGATGTTCTGCGCAGCCTGCCTGGCTGTTCTAAGGCTTATCTCGTCACGACCGGCCCCGAGTTTGGGACGCGGGAATCTCGCCATATCAACTCTGTTGAGCAGCTAACCTGGGATCACGTTGCGAATATGAGGAGCAGCGATGACAGTATCGCGCTCGGCGCCTGGGGGGCCGAATGGCATGACCGACACACGTTAGAAAGCACCTTTGAACCGCCAGCAGATTATGGTGTCTACGAAATCCCCCTTGGATGCCTTATCTGTCAGGATACTCCGAACCTTTTTGCCGCCGGCCGAACGGCCGATGGCGACCAACGTGCGGGAGCCAGCCTTCGCGTAATGGGTACTGCGTTCGCGACCGGTCAGGCGGCGGGTGTCGCCGCTGCGCACTTTGCGAAAACGGGTGCTGCAGATGCCAAAAGCGTCAGGGCGATCCTGCGCAGTCAAGACGCCCTAGTCTCGGCAAGCGATCTCGCGACCATGCCTGAGATTTCAATACACATGTAG
- a CDS encoding TetR/AcrR family transcriptional regulator: MSVAQLTEAIGVAPASLYAAFGSKAELYKETLDLYLRRVSVQATYTLETDQPIHETVSEMLKSAVYVVTDADGVPGCMVSMSMLLAAPEHAALAQHTQNLRQQWQERIAARLQRAIMAGELPSKLSAELLACYLVSLMQGIGIQARDGASREALMDVARLGYTTLFGSDDSIRDTGFVTLSS, encoded by the coding sequence GTGTCCGTCGCGCAATTGACCGAGGCCATCGGCGTAGCGCCAGCTAGTCTCTATGCGGCGTTTGGCAGCAAAGCAGAACTCTATAAGGAAACGCTCGACCTCTATCTTCGTAGGGTGAGCGTCCAGGCGACTTATACATTAGAAACAGATCAGCCCATCCACGAGACGGTGAGCGAGATGTTGAAATCTGCCGTATACGTGGTAACAGATGCCGATGGTGTTCCGGGGTGCATGGTTTCTATGAGCATGCTACTTGCGGCGCCGGAGCATGCAGCACTGGCTCAACACACGCAGAACCTGCGACAGCAATGGCAGGAACGGATCGCGGCGCGACTGCAACGGGCGATCATGGCAGGCGAGCTTCCATCCAAGCTCAGCGCAGAGCTGTTGGCTTGTTATCTGGTCTCACTCATGCAGGGCATCGGAATACAAGCCCGCGATGGCGCTTCGCGTGAGGCCCTCATGGACGTCGCGCGGTTGGGCTATACGACACTGTTCGGATCTGATGACAGCATTCGCGACACCGGTTTTGTGACGCTTTCATCATGA
- a CDS encoding AraC family transcriptional regulator, which produces MDPLSDLLALLKPQAHITAGFDAAGDWALALDDLSGRIKCYAVIRGHCWVRTEKEALRIEAGECFVLPSGRRVVLSGGPDTPPRPASEVLDQNLSGNVITVQGGGECYLVGSRFEVNGRHAEALLGTLPTLIRVRTSDGQARLRASLELMMEEVRDARAGSSLMVQQLSHMMLVQALRLHVEQVGAQDVGWLAALADPQIGLAIAAIHAAPGYPWTMGDLARRVGLSRTAFAQRFKDKMGTTPIAYLTRWRMMLAAERMLDTRDSIPEIAASLGYASEYSFATAFRREMGAPPRRYARDVANVPAI; this is translated from the coding sequence ATGGATCCATTGTCCGATTTGCTCGCCTTGCTAAAGCCGCAGGCCCATATCACCGCCGGTTTTGACGCAGCCGGGGATTGGGCGCTTGCGCTCGACGACCTGTCGGGGCGCATCAAGTGTTACGCCGTGATCCGGGGCCATTGCTGGGTGCGCACGGAGAAAGAGGCGCTGCGCATCGAGGCCGGGGAGTGTTTCGTACTTCCAAGTGGACGGCGAGTTGTGTTGTCGGGTGGTCCCGATACGCCACCGCGCCCGGCTAGCGAGGTGTTGGACCAAAACCTCAGTGGCAATGTCATCACGGTTCAAGGAGGGGGTGAATGCTATCTCGTCGGTAGCCGGTTCGAGGTGAACGGGCGCCATGCGGAGGCGCTCCTCGGAACTCTGCCCACCCTCATCCGCGTGCGTACCTCCGACGGGCAGGCGCGGCTTCGCGCATCGCTTGAGCTGATGATGGAAGAGGTGCGCGACGCGCGTGCCGGCTCATCGCTGATGGTGCAGCAGTTATCGCATATGATGCTGGTTCAGGCTTTGCGGCTGCATGTCGAGCAAGTCGGCGCGCAAGATGTCGGCTGGCTCGCCGCGCTGGCTGACCCGCAGATCGGGCTCGCGATAGCTGCGATCCACGCGGCCCCCGGTTACCCTTGGACGATGGGGGATCTAGCCCGGCGTGTCGGGCTGTCACGCACAGCCTTCGCGCAGAGGTTCAAGGATAAGATGGGCACCACGCCGATAGCCTACCTGACCCGCTGGCGCATGATGCTGGCGGCGGAGCGGATGCTCGACACCCGCGACAGCATCCCCGAGATTGCCGCTTCTCTGGGTTACGCCTCGGAATATTCCTTCGCCACCGCCTTCCGGCGTGAAATGGGCGCCCCGCCCCGACGCTATGCGCGGGATGTGGCAAACGTGCCCGCGATCTGA
- a CDS encoding SRPBCC family protein translates to MTEVIASAIIDATPETVWASLRDFSGPALWVRNITSSDIEDGLAPDQVGAIRRLVFDTGSSIRERLIALSDHDRYFRYALLPTDDLPIKDYSGKVQVLPVTDGNRAMVHWCGNFTIRKGDPAEVCAWVQGIYQRDIEDMQIWFTKT, encoded by the coding sequence ATGACCGAAGTTATCGCCAGCGCGATCATCGACGCCACACCCGAAACCGTCTGGGCGAGCCTGCGGGACTTCTCCGGCCCCGCCCTCTGGGTTCGCAACATCACCTCGAGCGATATCGAGGACGGCCTGGCCCCCGACCAGGTCGGTGCCATCCGCCGCCTTGTCTTCGACACCGGCAGCAGTATCCGGGAGCGACTGATCGCATTGTCGGACCACGACCGCTATTTCCGCTACGCCCTGCTGCCGACAGACGACCTGCCGATCAAGGATTACAGCGGCAAGGTGCAGGTGCTGCCGGTGACCGATGGCAATCGTGCCATGGTTCATTGGTGCGGCAATTTCACCATCCGCAAAGGCGACCCCGCCGAGGTCTGCGCTTGGGTTCAGGGCATTTACCAGCGCGATATCGAGGATATGCAGATCTGGTTCACCAAGACCTGA
- a CDS encoding quinone oxidoreductase family protein, which translates to MKAARITATGTAPVYGDAAEPTAGEGEAVITVTAAPISPIVRLRAAAPVPAESGVLFVGLDGVGTNGNGQRVYFLFPKPPFGALAEKTLVPAAMTVPVPDGLGDAEAAAIATAGMSSWAALTRRVPIKAGQTVLVTAANGAAGRLALQVARHLGAGRVIAVTRSTSALAGLSADQGIALEAEGADAALQEAFRAGVDIVLDYAWGAVAERIIAAVSTARGAPMGEPRLRYAIIGASAGQTAPLAAYAFQSSKIELIGSGIGSVAVRDYLAACAELLGAAEEAGFEAPHEIHALSEIGEIWEQAAQRRIILRPDQA; encoded by the coding sequence ATGAAAGCAGCACGTATCACCGCCACGGGGACCGCGCCGGTCTATGGCGACGCCGCTGAGCCCACGGCAGGAGAAGGCGAAGCCGTCATCACCGTGACCGCCGCCCCGATCAGCCCCATCGTTCGCCTGCGCGCTGCGGCGCCGGTCCCTGCCGAGAGTGGCGTCCTTTTCGTCGGCCTGGACGGAGTAGGCACCAATGGAAATGGTCAGCGCGTCTATTTCCTCTTCCCTAAACCGCCCTTCGGTGCGCTGGCCGAAAAGACGCTGGTGCCCGCCGCAATGACCGTGCCGGTGCCGGACGGGCTCGGGGATGCCGAGGCCGCCGCCATCGCGACCGCCGGCATGTCCTCTTGGGCGGCGCTGACGCGCCGCGTGCCGATCAAGGCCGGGCAGACTGTTCTTGTCACCGCAGCCAACGGCGCGGCTGGCCGGCTGGCGCTGCAGGTCGCACGCCATCTTGGTGCGGGCCGAGTCATTGCGGTGACCCGCTCGACCTCTGCGCTTGCGGGGTTGTCGGCGGACCAAGGCATCGCGCTTGAGGCCGAAGGTGCGGACGCGGCGCTGCAGGAGGCCTTCCGTGCCGGTGTTGACATCGTCCTTGACTATGCGTGGGGCGCCGTTGCCGAGCGGATCATCGCGGCTGTCTCCACGGCTCGGGGAGCACCGATGGGCGAACCCCGCTTGCGCTATGCCATCATCGGGGCGAGCGCGGGCCAGACCGCGCCGCTTGCCGCCTATGCCTTCCAGAGTTCCAAGATCGAGCTCATCGGATCCGGCATCGGCTCGGTCGCCGTGCGCGACTATTTGGCGGCCTGTGCTGAGCTTCTCGGAGCCGCAGAAGAAGCCGGGTTTGAGGCACCGCACGAGATCCATGCGCTGAGCGAAATTGGCGAGATATGGGAACAAGCGGCGCAACGACGCATCATCCTGCGTCCGGATCAGGCCTGA
- a CDS encoding aldo/keto reductase: MKFSTRRLGTNGPFVSAIGLGCMGMSEFYGHADRATSLATIAAALDAGVTLFDTGDFYGVGHNEMLLAEALRGKREQAFIQVKFGAQRGPDGAFLGIDARPVAVKTALAYSLRRLETDYVDLYMTGVDPAVPIEDTIGAMAELVTQGYIQHIGLTNVDAATIRRAHATHPITALQFEYGLISRDMEEEILPLCRELGIGITAYGVLSRGLLTGSKGSGEGDLRSAYYPRFQGDNRTRNERLAAALARVAQEEGITAAQAAIGWVLSQGEDIIPVVGSRTPERLAEALASPLKLSDASLTAIETAVPHDAVAGERFMAH, translated from the coding sequence ATGAAGTTTTCTACCCGTAGGCTCGGTACAAACGGGCCGTTCGTTTCCGCGATCGGTCTTGGCTGCATGGGCATGTCGGAATTTTATGGGCACGCTGACAGGGCAACTTCGCTGGCGACGATTGCGGCCGCCCTTGATGCAGGCGTCACCCTTTTTGATACGGGCGACTTCTACGGCGTCGGCCATAATGAAATGCTGCTTGCCGAAGCCTTGAGAGGCAAGCGCGAACAAGCGTTCATTCAGGTCAAGTTTGGCGCCCAGCGCGGACCAGACGGCGCATTTCTCGGCATAGATGCGCGACCGGTCGCCGTGAAGACGGCTCTCGCTTACTCCCTTCGGCGCCTTGAGACAGATTATGTCGATTTATACATGACTGGCGTCGATCCGGCAGTCCCTATCGAGGATACAATCGGCGCAATGGCCGAGCTGGTGACACAGGGCTATATCCAACACATCGGGCTCACCAATGTGGATGCCGCGACGATCCGGCGCGCCCATGCAACGCATCCGATCACGGCGCTCCAGTTCGAATATGGTTTGATCTCGCGTGATATGGAGGAGGAAATCCTGCCGCTGTGCCGAGAACTCGGCATCGGTATCACGGCTTATGGCGTTCTGAGCAGGGGGCTGCTGACCGGCAGCAAGGGCTCCGGCGAAGGCGACTTGAGAAGCGCCTACTATCCCCGTTTCCAGGGGGACAATCGAACCAGGAACGAAAGGCTGGCGGCCGCGCTGGCGCGGGTCGCGCAAGAAGAAGGAATTACCGCAGCGCAGGCCGCGATCGGATGGGTTCTGAGCCAGGGCGAAGATATCATTCCGGTCGTTGGATCGCGGACGCCGGAACGGCTGGCGGAGGCACTAGCGTCACCTCTGAAGCTCTCCGACGCTTCGCTCACGGCGATCGAAACGGCGGTGCCGCATGATGCGGTCGCGGGTGAGCGGTTCATGGCGCACTGA
- a CDS encoding TetR/AcrR family transcriptional regulator, which translates to MKSTSSDAGDTRARILDIAESLLKRYGLEKLNVVDVARALNMSHGNVYRHFSSKAALREAVIHRWLDRVVQKTDIIAKRDAPADQRLTDWLKALAVIKQRKVVEDAEMLAAAVKVVRNAPSIQNEHARLLTAQVVGILEAGLLDGTLPGAHPPQSTAIAILDATTKFHHPEMVAKGGSAQAQMVGLERVLTLIMVALTAIPEFQQ; encoded by the coding sequence ATGAAATCAACTTCTTCGGATGCGGGCGACACACGCGCCCGTATCCTCGACATTGCAGAAAGCCTCTTGAAGCGCTATGGGCTCGAAAAGCTCAATGTGGTGGACGTCGCGCGTGCTCTGAACATGAGTCATGGCAACGTTTATCGACATTTTTCCAGCAAGGCGGCGCTTCGCGAGGCGGTTATCCATCGTTGGCTTGACCGGGTCGTCCAGAAGACCGACATCATTGCCAAGAGAGACGCTCCCGCTGACCAACGTCTGACCGACTGGCTTAAAGCCCTTGCCGTCATCAAGCAGCGCAAGGTTGTGGAAGATGCAGAAATGCTCGCCGCGGCGGTAAAGGTGGTGCGCAACGCTCCATCCATTCAGAATGAGCACGCGCGGCTCCTGACTGCGCAGGTCGTTGGCATTCTCGAAGCTGGGCTGCTGGATGGCACACTACCGGGAGCTCACCCTCCCCAATCGACAGCCATCGCCATTCTGGATGCCACGACAAAATTTCATCACCCCGAAATGGTCGCAAAGGGAGGGTCAGCACAGGCGCAGATGGTAGGATTGGAACGCGTCCTCACACTGATCATGGTCGCCTTGACGGCCATTCCCGAATTTCAGCAATAG
- a CDS encoding TetR/AcrR family transcriptional regulator — translation MRKATVGARERLQQAALELFAERGYDDTKAVDIATRAGVTERTFFRHFPDKREVLFDGQEVLSSMLTDAIASAPQNADALTVLFHAFSSVVAMLEANRPFSKPRQNVISQTPALQERELTKHELLARVLAQALVERGVDDLSATLAAKVGMAAFVHATLLWLENPVPTLGKQLKLARGALNDLLEDRSKS, via the coding sequence ATGAGAAAAGCCACCGTCGGAGCGCGCGAGCGGTTGCAGCAAGCGGCCTTGGAACTGTTTGCCGAGCGCGGCTACGACGACACGAAGGCCGTAGACATCGCTACACGCGCCGGCGTGACGGAGCGCACATTCTTTCGGCACTTCCCTGACAAGCGCGAAGTGCTGTTCGACGGTCAGGAAGTGCTGAGTTCGATGCTGACCGACGCAATCGCGTCGGCTCCGCAAAATGCCGATGCTCTAACAGTGCTATTTCACGCTTTCAGCTCCGTTGTGGCGATGCTTGAAGCCAATCGTCCGTTTTCGAAGCCGCGTCAGAATGTCATTTCCCAAACGCCCGCGCTCCAAGAGCGTGAGCTGACCAAACATGAGCTGCTGGCACGAGTGTTAGCGCAAGCCTTAGTGGAGCGAGGGGTTGACGACTTAAGTGCGACACTCGCCGCGAAAGTTGGTATGGCGGCCTTTGTCCACGCGACATTGTTGTGGCTCGAAAACCCGGTACCAACTTTGGGCAAACAGCTCAAATTGGCGAGAGGCGCACTCAACGATCTCCTGGAGGATCGTTCGAAATCCTGA
- a CDS encoding SDR family oxidoreductase, which yields MQIFLTGANGWIGSAIVRELLDAGHSVTGLARSKEKAEVVRAMGATPIIGDITDLDVLRKGASDAEAVIHTAFGLEIAEIERLAKEDSDAINAFGEVFAGSTRPILVTDGYLHMTGKYFTEQERPEIATYFPRASAQTAFALADKGVYASVVRNPRSVHGQGETHGFVPMLAAVAREKGVSAYVDDGQHLWPAVHRLDCARVYRLAIERGARGEAYHAVGDEGVPFKDIAEAVGRQVGVPAKSLTLEEAQAHFGPIAPFIANSGPVSTTWTRETLRWAPEHPGIIEDIGRPDYAV from the coding sequence ATGCAAATATTTCTGACTGGAGCTAATGGCTGGATCGGATCTGCGATCGTTCGCGAGTTGCTCGATGCAGGGCATTCGGTAACGGGTCTCGCTCGTAGCAAGGAGAAGGCCGAAGTCGTTCGGGCAATGGGCGCCACGCCGATCATTGGAGATATCACCGACCTCGATGTTCTGCGCAAGGGCGCATCGGATGCGGAGGCCGTGATTCACACTGCCTTCGGTCTCGAAATCGCCGAGATCGAACGGTTGGCGAAGGAAGACAGTGACGCGATCAATGCTTTCGGGGAGGTCTTCGCCGGGTCGACACGTCCGATCCTGGTTACCGACGGCTATCTCCACATGACCGGGAAGTATTTCACGGAGCAGGAGCGTCCAGAGATTGCCACTTACTTTCCTCGAGCATCGGCACAAACCGCATTCGCGCTCGCCGACAAGGGCGTATATGCGAGCGTCGTTCGGAACCCCCGCTCGGTCCACGGCCAAGGTGAGACGCACGGGTTCGTCCCAATGCTCGCGGCTGTTGCACGTGAGAAAGGCGTTTCTGCCTATGTCGATGATGGCCAGCACCTTTGGCCAGCAGTCCATCGCCTTGATTGCGCTCGAGTTTACAGGTTGGCGATTGAACGAGGCGCCCGAGGCGAGGCTTATCACGCCGTCGGCGACGAGGGCGTGCCCTTCAAGGATATTGCAGAGGCTGTGGGCAGACAGGTCGGTGTTCCCGCCAAGTCCCTGACGCTAGAAGAAGCGCAGGCGCATTTCGGTCCTATCGCACCCTTCATTGCGAACAGCGGTCCGGTGTCCACGACATGGACACGCGAGACGTTGAGATGGGCGCCCGAGCACCCTGGCATCATTGAAGACATCGGTCGGCCTGACTACGCGGTGTAG
- a CDS encoding enoyl-CoA hydratase/isomerase family protein, whose protein sequence is MVSEYKTLRIRRDGGISHVTLDSPPVNVLGVQMFADLHDYLTKVREDETLKVIIFDSAVPDFFIAHVDMSLIDQPQAFDALLALAPEGLNIFQALGEMLRHQPQVTIVKLEGQARGGGAEFVAAADMCFAAIGKAGLSQCEALMGIVPGGGGTQYLAQKMTRNRALEVVLGADVIDAETAAAWGWINRALPPETLTEHVERIAKNIANLADGVISAAKSALPAADLASGMLTEHAAWAGLFSRPAAAELIRGGLRLGAQTPGGEAQLETIMRSLKPTVR, encoded by the coding sequence ATGGTATCGGAATACAAAACTTTGCGCATTCGCCGCGATGGCGGGATTTCTCATGTCACGCTCGACAGCCCCCCGGTCAATGTCCTGGGCGTACAGATGTTTGCGGACCTGCACGACTACCTGACGAAGGTGCGTGAGGACGAGACGCTGAAGGTGATCATCTTCGACAGTGCGGTTCCGGATTTCTTTATCGCGCATGTCGATATGTCGTTGATCGATCAGCCGCAGGCCTTTGATGCGCTGCTGGCGCTGGCACCCGAGGGGTTGAACATCTTTCAGGCCCTGGGCGAGATGCTGCGCCACCAGCCGCAGGTGACGATAGTCAAGCTGGAAGGCCAGGCGCGTGGCGGTGGTGCGGAGTTCGTGGCGGCGGCGGATATGTGCTTTGCGGCAATCGGCAAGGCGGGGCTTTCGCAATGCGAGGCGCTGATGGGCATCGTGCCCGGCGGTGGCGGCACGCAGTATCTGGCGCAGAAGATGACCCGTAACCGCGCGCTGGAAGTCGTGCTTGGTGCGGATGTGATTGATGCAGAGACCGCTGCCGCTTGGGGTTGGATCAATCGTGCCCTTCCGCCTGAGACGCTAACGGAACACGTCGAGCGGATTGCTAAGAACATCGCAAACCTAGCCGATGGCGTGATCTCGGCGGCAAAATCCGCTCTACCAGCCGCAGATCTTGCATCGGGAATGCTGACAGAGCACGCGGCTTGGGCCGGGCTTTTCAGCCGACCTGCCGCAGCGGAGCTTATTCGTGGTGGTCTGCGTCTCGGCGCACAGACGCCGGGCGGAGAGGCGCAGCTTGAAACTATCATGCGTTCTCTGAAGCCGACCGTCCGCTAA
- a CDS encoding winged helix-turn-helix transcriptional regulator, producing the protein MAPEPLTIYRADCPSRPILDQLISKWSMLVLQVLDEPKRFNMIKRQLDGITQRVLTETLRKLERSGMVTRRVLETSPIGVEYALTPMGQSLKVVFSSLYDWTVTNMRDIEETQQAYDLQR; encoded by the coding sequence ATGGCTCCCGAACCGCTGACGATCTACCGCGCCGATTGCCCGAGCCGACCCATCCTGGACCAGCTGATCAGCAAATGGTCGATGCTGGTTTTGCAGGTTCTGGATGAACCGAAGCGCTTCAATATGATCAAGCGCCAGCTTGATGGGATAACGCAGCGGGTTCTGACAGAAACCTTGCGCAAGCTCGAGCGCAGCGGGATGGTGACGCGCAGGGTGCTTGAGACCTCGCCCATCGGGGTTGAATACGCCCTGACCCCAATGGGGCAATCGTTGAAGGTGGTCTTTTCGTCGCTTTACGATTGGACAGTGACCAATATGAGAGACATCGAGGAGACCCAGCAGGCATATGATCTCCAACGATGA